The Virgibacillus dokdonensis genome includes a window with the following:
- the galU gene encoding UTP--glucose-1-phosphate uridylyltransferase GalU, translated as MRTIKKAIIPAAGLGTRFLPATKAMPKEMLPIVDKPTIQYIIEEAVQSGIEDIIIVTGKGKRAIEDHFDNNFELEDSLMKKEKFDLLEKVKRPSKVDIHYIRQKEPKGLGHAVWCARKFIGNEPFAVLLGDDIVQADTPGLRQLMDQFEETQSSVVGVQQVPDSETHRYGIVDPNTIEGRRYQVDHFVEKPKQGTAPSNLAIMGRYVLTPEIFTYLDKQEIGAGGEIQLTDAIQKLNEEQNVYAYDFEGKRYDVGEKLGFVKTTIDLALENEEMRDDLLKYLVEKVQEEKASV; from the coding sequence ATGCGTACGATTAAAAAGGCGATCATTCCAGCAGCGGGATTAGGGACAAGATTCCTACCAGCAACAAAAGCGATGCCGAAAGAAATGCTTCCAATTGTAGACAAACCAACCATTCAATATATTATTGAAGAAGCCGTACAATCAGGAATTGAAGATATTATTATCGTAACGGGAAAAGGCAAACGTGCGATAGAGGATCATTTTGATAACAATTTTGAACTAGAAGATTCCTTGATGAAAAAGGAAAAGTTTGATTTACTAGAAAAGGTAAAACGTCCTTCCAAAGTGGATATTCATTATATCCGCCAAAAAGAACCAAAAGGATTAGGGCATGCGGTTTGGTGTGCACGTAAATTTATCGGCAACGAGCCATTCGCTGTATTACTAGGTGATGATATCGTACAAGCTGATACACCTGGACTACGCCAATTAATGGATCAATTTGAAGAAACTCAATCATCTGTCGTTGGCGTACAACAAGTGCCAGATAGCGAAACGCATCGCTATGGTATTGTCGATCCGAATACGATTGAAGGTCGTCGTTATCAAGTCGATCACTTTGTGGAAAAACCGAAACAAGGTACTGCCCCATCTAACTTGGCGATTATGGGACGTTACGTATTAACGCCAGAAATCTTTACCTACTTAGATAAACAGGAAATCGGTGCCGGTGGTGAAATTCAATTAACTGACGCTATTCAAAAACTAAACGAAGAACAAAACGTCTATGCGTATGATTTTGAAGGGAAACGCTATGATGTTGGTGAAAAGCTCGGCTTTGTGAAAACAACGATTGATTTAGCATTAGAAAACGAAGAAATGCGTGACGACTTATTGAAGTATTTAGTGGAGAAAGTGCAGGAAGAAAAAGCGTCAGTTTAA
- a CDS encoding polysaccharide biosynthesis protein, whose product MGYKSRLGLLMVLDSIIVTTAIFIASWVVYPYTDVVSMDAIIISAVALLIFHHVFAYIFKLYNKVWAYASVGELIAIVQAVTFSVLGATIVQYLANDFSIYRRALLVTWMLHIIFIGGSRFVWRVVRDRYIKDNHEHKRTLIVGAGAAGAMIARQLRDQSKETELQPVAFVDDDLTKQRMQLYNIPVQGKVRDIPEVVGDMHIEHIVIAIPSLRNGQLKKIVDFCNQTNAKVQMIPKIEDLMTGKVTVSSLKNVEVEDLLGREPVQLDIRAISKYVSEQTVMVTGAGGSIGSEICRQVMKFSPSKIILVGHGEFSIYTIDMELRGKYRDAGIEIVPVIGDVQDRDRMFEIMETYKPRIVYHAAAHKHVPLMEQNPHEAVKNNIIGTKNVAEAADTFGIHTFVLVSTDKAVNPTNVMGATKRIAEMVIQDLAVRSKTKFTAVRFGNVLGSRGSVIPLFKKQIANGGPVTVTDPEMTRYFMTIPEASRLVIQAGTLAKGGEIFVLDMGEPVKIIDLAKNLIKLSGYTEAEIPIQYSGIRPGEKMYEELLGEDEVHSEAVYEKIYVGKTSAVEQDVIHGIIHTFEDYTHKDLKDALMQIVYMEHSYVTVKGS is encoded by the coding sequence ATGGGGTACAAATCAAGACTGGGTCTGTTGATGGTGCTAGACTCAATCATTGTCACGACTGCTATTTTTATTGCATCGTGGGTCGTATACCCTTATACCGATGTTGTCAGCATGGACGCAATCATTATTAGCGCAGTTGCACTTTTAATTTTTCATCATGTATTTGCGTACATTTTTAAGCTATACAACAAAGTATGGGCTTACGCCAGTGTTGGCGAGTTAATCGCTATTGTACAAGCAGTAACTTTTTCTGTTCTTGGTGCAACGATTGTACAATATCTTGCGAATGACTTTAGTATTTACAGACGTGCATTGCTCGTCACATGGATGTTACATATTATCTTTATTGGTGGTTCTAGATTTGTTTGGCGCGTCGTACGCGACAGATATATAAAAGATAACCACGAACATAAACGGACACTTATTGTCGGTGCTGGAGCAGCAGGTGCAATGATTGCACGGCAATTGCGTGATCAGAGTAAGGAAACCGAGCTTCAACCAGTTGCTTTTGTTGATGATGATTTAACGAAACAGCGAATGCAATTATATAATATACCAGTTCAAGGGAAAGTACGAGATATCCCGGAAGTGGTTGGCGATATGCATATCGAACACATCGTCATTGCCATTCCGTCGCTTCGTAATGGGCAATTGAAGAAAATTGTAGATTTTTGTAATCAGACGAATGCGAAAGTGCAAATGATCCCGAAAATTGAAGATTTAATGACTGGTAAAGTAACCGTAAGTAGCTTAAAAAATGTCGAAGTGGAAGATTTACTTGGTCGCGAACCAGTACAACTCGACATTCGTGCGATTTCCAAATACGTTAGTGAACAAACGGTCATGGTCACCGGTGCGGGCGGGTCGATTGGTTCCGAAATATGTCGACAAGTGATGAAATTTTCCCCGAGTAAAATAATCTTAGTAGGACATGGCGAATTCAGCATTTATACGATTGATATGGAATTACGGGGGAAATATCGTGACGCAGGCATTGAAATCGTACCTGTTATCGGTGATGTACAAGACCGTGATCGGATGTTTGAAATTATGGAAACGTACAAACCGCGCATTGTGTATCATGCAGCTGCGCACAAGCACGTGCCTTTAATGGAACAAAACCCGCATGAAGCGGTAAAGAATAATATTATCGGTACTAAAAATGTCGCTGAAGCTGCAGATACATTCGGTATACATACATTCGTATTAGTTTCCACGGATAAGGCGGTCAATCCAACAAATGTGATGGGCGCAACGAAACGTATTGCGGAAATGGTCATTCAAGACTTAGCAGTTCGGAGTAAAACTAAATTTACTGCAGTCCGCTTTGGTAACGTACTAGGAAGTCGTGGTAGTGTCATTCCATTATTTAAGAAGCAAATTGCTAATGGTGGTCCGGTTACGGTGACGGACCCAGAAATGACGCGTTACTTTATGACGATTCCAGAAGCCTCTCGACTCGTCATTCAAGCAGGTACACTAGCGAAAGGTGGCGAAATATTCGTTCTCGATATGGGCGAACCAGTAAAAATCATCGACCTTGCAAAAAATTTGATCAAGCTATCCGGCTATACAGAAGCAGAAATTCCCATTCAATATTCTGGCATTCGCCCAGGGGAAAAAATGTACGAAGAACTGCTCGGCGAAGATGAAGTACATTCTGAAGCAGTCTATGAAAAGATTTATGTTGGCAAAACGTCCGCCGTCGAGCAAGACGTCATTCACGGCATTATTCACACTTTTGAAGACTATACACACAAAGATTTGAAAGATGCACTTATGCAGATTGTTTATATGGAACATAGTTATGTAACTGTAAAAGGTTCATAA
- a CDS encoding response regulator transcription factor yields MRIMLVDDEQLFMDGVQALLIQEEDMQVVTTATNEKSAILQFKAYQPDLVLIDIHMPHTDAIKLILHIKESRATVKILVLTSFTDEDLIVAAIYAGADGFILKKLNGEHLIACMRSVMQDEVVFSGEAARILAKRILERKLDKRELLDEALKNRGIYLSNRELDIAYLLAKGVSNKDIANRLYLSEGTVKNYISSIYQTFQTNNRKQLIAYFQELLEKKPVS; encoded by the coding sequence ATGCGAATCATGCTAGTCGATGACGAGCAGCTTTTTATGGATGGTGTGCAAGCATTGTTGATCCAAGAAGAGGATATGCAAGTCGTTACAACAGCTACAAATGAAAAGTCAGCTATTCTTCAATTCAAAGCGTATCAACCAGATCTCGTGCTCATTGATATCCATATGCCACATACAGATGCGATTAAGCTTATTTTACATATCAAAGAGTCTCGTGCTACTGTGAAAATTCTTGTCCTTACTTCATTTACAGATGAAGACCTTATTGTGGCAGCTATTTATGCTGGTGCAGACGGGTTTATATTAAAAAAACTAAACGGGGAGCACCTAATTGCCTGTATGCGTTCTGTTATGCAAGATGAGGTTGTCTTTTCTGGAGAAGCTGCGCGAATTTTGGCGAAACGTATACTAGAACGCAAGCTTGATAAACGAGAGTTACTTGATGAAGCGTTAAAAAATAGAGGGATTTATTTGTCGAATCGAGAACTTGATATTGCGTATTTATTAGCAAAAGGTGTTTCTAATAAGGATATTGCCAATCGATTATATTTAAGTGAGGGCACAGTGAAGAATTATATCAGCAGTATATATCAAACATTCCAAACGAATAATCGCAAGCAACTCATCGCGTATTTTCAGGAGTTGTTAGAAAAAAAGCCTGTTTCTTAA
- a CDS encoding tyrosine-protein phosphatase, with amino-acid sequence MIDIHSHILPGVDDGAKTEQYSLEMAKVAIDQGIHTIIATPHHQNGAFNNFRWEIENHVEILNDFFKREGMPLTVLPGQETRIYGEMVDGIRQNELLPLNYGKYLFVEFPSDAVPRYTTQLIFDIQVEGYTPIIVHPERNRALLEHPNLLYDLVSKGALSQVTSGSVVGKFGKDIQKFTAQIIEANLTHFIASDAHNTTSRSFYLREAFENVKKNFGSDYYYMFLENSNLLVDNNHVNRLEPLRVKKKKKFLGLF; translated from the coding sequence GTGATCGATATTCATAGTCATATATTACCAGGTGTAGATGATGGAGCGAAAACAGAACAATATAGTTTGGAAATGGCTAAGGTAGCTATAGACCAAGGAATTCACACTATTATCGCTACACCACATCATCAAAATGGTGCTTTTAATAATTTTCGTTGGGAAATTGAAAACCATGTAGAAATATTAAATGATTTCTTCAAAAGAGAAGGTATGCCACTAACGGTATTGCCTGGTCAGGAAACGCGTATTTATGGGGAAATGGTCGATGGCATTAGACAAAACGAATTGCTTCCGTTAAATTACGGTAAATATCTATTTGTGGAGTTCCCTTCTGACGCTGTACCACGATACACCACACAACTTATATTTGATATTCAAGTAGAAGGTTATACACCAATAATTGTGCACCCGGAAAGAAATCGAGCTCTGCTCGAACATCCGAATCTATTATATGATTTGGTGTCCAAAGGTGCACTTTCCCAAGTCACATCTGGTAGTGTAGTAGGTAAATTTGGAAAAGATATTCAGAAGTTTACTGCGCAAATCATCGAAGCAAATTTAACGCATTTTATTGCATCTGATGCGCATAATACGACTTCACGTTCTTTCTACCTACGAGAAGCCTTTGAAAATGTGAAGAAAAACTTTGGTTCAGACTATTATTATATGTTCTTAGAAAATAGTAATCTACTTGTCGATAACAATCATGTAAATCGCTTAGAACCATTGCGAGTAAAGAAGAAAAAGAAATTTCTCGGGCTATTTTAA
- a CDS encoding CpsD/CapB family tyrosine-protein kinase, with product MLRGKNPSRPGTKMRHLIAKLNPKSPISEQYRTIRTNIDFASVDDEIRSLLVTSSGPAEGKSMTIANLAVVYAQQGKKVLLVDADLRKPTVHYTFRIDNLRGLSNLLVGENSLEQVVQQTDVDNLDVMSCGPIPPNPSELLASKKMENLLEELKKNYDMVIFDMPPVLAVTDAQIMANIVDGSILVVRSKHTEIEGAQKAIEALKPAKAKLLGAVLNDREKKQSNYYYYYGSK from the coding sequence ATGTTACGCGGAAAAAATCCGTCTAGACCTGGAACAAAGATGCGTCATTTAATTGCCAAATTAAATCCAAAATCACCTATTTCTGAACAATATCGTACGATTCGTACGAATATAGACTTTGCTTCTGTGGATGATGAAATTCGTTCCTTGCTCGTAACGTCATCAGGCCCTGCAGAAGGGAAATCTATGACGATTGCTAATTTAGCTGTTGTGTACGCTCAACAAGGAAAAAAAGTGCTGTTAGTTGACGCTGACTTACGTAAACCGACAGTACATTATACGTTTCGCATCGATAATTTACGGGGGCTTAGTAATCTATTAGTTGGAGAAAATTCTTTGGAGCAGGTGGTTCAGCAAACGGATGTGGATAATTTGGATGTGATGTCTTGTGGTCCTATACCACCAAACCCATCTGAATTATTAGCTTCAAAGAAAATGGAAAACTTGTTAGAAGAATTAAAGAAAAATTATGATATGGTCATTTTCGACATGCCTCCAGTTTTAGCTGTGACCGATGCGCAAATTATGGCGAACATTGTAGATGGTTCCATTCTTGTCGTTCGCAGCAAACATACTGAAATTGAAGGCGCGCAAAAAGCGATTGAAGCATTAAAGCCTGCTAAAGCAAAACTTTTAGGTGCTGTGCTTAATGACCGTGAAAAGAAACAGTCCAATTATTATTACTATTACGGATCAAAATAA
- a CDS encoding YveK family protein, with amino-acid sequence MEETISLKEIFAVLKKRMLLILACIFGAAVIAAVVSYLVLTPTYEANSSFIVNQSQQDAETPYNVNDIRTNVELINTYNVIIKSPRILSQVVDELGLDMTSEQLAQKIQVSSEEQSQVVTVTATDESPERAVEMANTTVTTFQNEIPELMNVDNVNILSEAELGTNPSPVSPNPMLNTAIAIVLGAMIGVGIAFLLEYLDNTITTEDDIEQHLDIPILGTISTVQEKDISEQQFRPQPRNLERGNQHVTRKKSV; translated from the coding sequence ATGGAAGAGACGATTTCCTTAAAGGAGATATTTGCTGTCTTAAAAAAGCGAATGTTGCTTATTTTAGCTTGTATATTTGGGGCTGCGGTGATTGCTGCTGTCGTTAGCTATTTGGTGTTGACACCAACATACGAAGCAAATTCTTCCTTTATCGTTAACCAAAGCCAGCAAGATGCGGAAACGCCATATAATGTTAATGACATACGAACAAATGTGGAACTCATTAATACATATAATGTCATTATTAAAAGTCCACGCATTTTGAGTCAGGTAGTAGACGAACTTGGCTTGGACATGACAAGTGAGCAGTTAGCTCAAAAAATTCAAGTATCTAGTGAAGAACAGTCACAGGTTGTGACGGTAACTGCTACGGATGAAAGTCCTGAACGTGCAGTTGAAATGGCAAATACAACGGTGACAACATTTCAAAATGAAATCCCAGAACTCATGAATGTCGACAATGTGAATATTTTGTCGGAGGCAGAACTTGGAACAAATCCGTCTCCTGTTTCACCAAACCCAATGTTAAATACAGCGATTGCGATTGTGCTCGGTGCAATGATTGGTGTTGGAATTGCATTCTTATTAGAATATTTGGATAATACGATTACAACCGAAGACGACATTGAGCAGCACCTTGATATCCCTATCCTAGGTACGATTTCAACAGTCCAAGAAAAAGACATTAGCGAGCAACAATTCCGCCCACAACCAAGAAATCTGGAGAGGGGGAACCAACATGTTACGCGGAAAAAATCCGTCTAG
- a CDS encoding RNA-guided endonuclease TnpB family protein, which yields MTKQNKAYKFRIYPTDEQALIIRKTFGCVRFVYNKMLAERKETYERLKDDKEELKKVKHPTPAKYKKDFEWLKEVDSLALANAQLNLDKAYKAFFKGNAKFPKFKSKRHKQSYTTNVVNGNIELLDDHIKLPKLKWIKIKQHREIPLKHKIKSCTLSMTSSGKYYISILTEYEIDIKSKEIEKVVGLDFAMDGLFVDSEGEKANYPKFYRQMLEKLAKEQRKLSRKKKGSSNWNKQRIQVAKIQEKVANQRKNFLHHKSKKLATSYDAVVIEDLDMKGMSQALKFGKSVADNGWGIFTAFLQYKLKEQGKQLIKIDKWFPSTKTCSKCGSVKEIELSERTYQCDCGLKLDRDYNSALNIKKEGIRLLASA from the coding sequence GTGACTAAACAAAATAAAGCGTACAAGTTCAGAATTTATCCAACAGATGAACAGGCTTTGATTATACGCAAAACTTTCGGTTGTGTTCGCTTTGTTTATAATAAAATGTTAGCAGAACGAAAAGAGACGTATGAAAGACTAAAAGATGATAAAGAAGAATTGAAAAAAGTAAAACATCCTACTCCTGCTAAATATAAAAAGGATTTTGAATGGCTCAAAGAAGTAGACTCTTTAGCGTTGGCAAACGCACAACTAAACTTAGATAAGGCGTATAAAGCCTTTTTCAAGGGAAATGCTAAATTTCCAAAATTCAAAAGCAAGCGACACAAACAAAGCTACACAACCAATGTTGTTAATGGGAACATTGAATTGTTGGATGATCATATCAAATTACCTAAATTAAAATGGATAAAAATCAAGCAACATAGAGAGATACCTTTGAAACACAAAATCAAATCTTGTACTCTATCTATGACTTCATCAGGAAAATACTATATTTCTATTCTAACTGAGTACGAGATAGACATTAAAAGCAAGGAAATCGAAAAAGTAGTTGGATTAGATTTTGCGATGGATGGATTATTTGTCGACAGTGAGGGTGAGAAAGCCAATTACCCTAAGTTTTATCGACAAATGCTTGAGAAATTAGCAAAAGAACAACGTAAACTTTCTCGTAAAAAGAAAGGTTCTTCAAATTGGAATAAACAACGCATTCAGGTAGCTAAAATTCAAGAAAAAGTTGCCAATCAACGCAAGAATTTTCTTCACCATAAATCAAAGAAATTAGCGACTAGTTATGATGCCGTTGTGATTGAGGATTTGGACATGAAAGGGATGTCACAAGCACTTAAATTCGGTAAAAGCGTAGCTGATAATGGATGGGGAATATTCACTGCTTTCTTGCAGTACAAACTAAAAGAACAAGGGAAACAACTTATCAAAATTGACAAATGGTTTCCCTCTACAAAAACTTGTTCTAAATGTGGTTCAGTAAAAGAAATCGAATTATCAGAACGCACTTATCAATGTGATTGCGGACTAAAGCTTGATAGAGATTACAATTCAGCACTCAATATCAAGAAAGAAGGTATTCGCTTATTGGCAAGCGCCTAA
- the tnpA gene encoding IS200/IS605 family transposase, whose amino-acid sequence MKLDSNNHSVFLMYYHLVLVVKYRRKVIDATISKYAKDKFVSMSEKYNITLVEWNHDIDHVHILFKAQPNSELSKFINAYKSASSRLIKKDFPHVRKKLWKEMFWSRSFCLLTTGGSPIEVVKEYIENQGIK is encoded by the coding sequence ATGAAATTAGATAGTAACAATCATTCAGTATTCTTAATGTATTACCATCTTGTGTTAGTCGTGAAGTATCGAAGAAAAGTAATAGATGCTACGATTTCGAAATATGCTAAAGATAAATTTGTGTCAATGAGTGAAAAGTATAATATCACATTAGTAGAATGGAACCATGATATTGACCATGTTCATATTTTGTTCAAAGCACAACCTAACAGTGAATTATCGAAATTCATCAACGCCTATAAAAGTGCCAGTTCAAGACTTATCAAAAAGGATTTTCCTCATGTTCGTAAAAAGTTATGGAAAGAAATGTTTTGGTCAAGAAGTTTTTGTTTGTTGACGACTGGTGGCTCACCTATTGAAGTGGTGAAAGAATATATTGAAAATCAAGGGATAAAGTGA
- a CDS encoding C40 family peptidase: protein MNNKKMLMSVTAGAAIASIIFTAEEAEAASYKVKNGDSLWKIAQKYNTSVSELKSINNLSSSLIFPNQIIETTKNGSSSNQSNSNNSSTNSNNSNSSSSSNAKTYTVKRGDTLSGIAFKHNISIRNLMKWNNLNSTLIYPGNVFVVSKNGTNSNTGSSNSNSSSGGNSSSGSSKTYVVKSGDTLSEIGAKYKVSVSNLKRWNNLRSDLIFVGQKLHIGKKASSNTGNSNGSSSGNSGSGSTGNANVDFNVNKVVSTAKSFQGVPYVWGGSSPSGFDCSGFIHYVYNKGGKSMGRTSSDGYYNRSYHINNPKVGDLVFFAGTYRPGISHLGVYLGNNNFIHAGADGVEISNLNNSYWKSHFDSFKRFY from the coding sequence ATGAATAATAAGAAAATGTTAATGTCTGTAACAGCAGGAGCAGCAATTGCATCAATCATTTTTACCGCAGAAGAGGCTGAAGCCGCATCCTATAAAGTAAAAAACGGTGATTCTTTGTGGAAGATTGCCCAAAAGTATAATACAAGCGTTTCAGAACTAAAATCGATTAACAACTTATCTAGTAGCTTAATCTTTCCTAATCAAATCATTGAAACAACCAAAAATGGAAGTTCTTCCAACCAGTCCAACTCAAATAATTCCAGTACTAATTCCAATAACTCGAATAGCAGTTCTAGCAGCAATGCCAAGACATACACTGTAAAACGCGGTGATACATTGAGTGGCATAGCTTTCAAACACAATATATCTATACGAAACCTAATGAAATGGAACAATTTGAATTCCACCCTCATCTACCCTGGCAATGTTTTCGTAGTGAGCAAAAATGGGACAAACAGTAATACAGGATCATCAAACAGCAATTCAAGCTCTGGAGGTAACTCATCAAGTGGATCTTCAAAGACGTATGTCGTTAAATCCGGTGACACGCTATCTGAAATCGGAGCAAAATACAAAGTATCAGTATCCAATTTAAAACGCTGGAACAACTTGCGCTCAGATCTCATTTTCGTCGGCCAAAAGCTTCATATTGGAAAGAAAGCAAGCTCTAATACTGGCAACTCCAACGGATCATCAAGTGGAAATAGCGGGAGCGGCTCAACTGGAAATGCAAACGTAGATTTCAATGTCAATAAAGTCGTTAGCACTGCCAAAAGCTTTCAAGGCGTACCTTATGTTTGGGGCGGGTCAAGCCCTTCTGGATTTGATTGTAGCGGCTTCATCCACTACGTCTACAATAAAGGTGGAAAAAGCATGGGCCGCACATCTAGTGATGGGTATTACAACAGATCCTATCACATTAACAATCCAAAAGTAGGCGATCTCGTCTTCTTCGCAGGTACCTACCGCCCAGGAATATCACATCTAGGTGTTTATTTAGGAAACAATAATTTCATTCACGCAGGAGCAGATGGCGTAGAAATTAGTAATCTAAATAACTCCTACTGGAAAAGCCATTTCGATAGCTTTAAACGTTTTTATTAA
- a CDS encoding nuclease-related domain-containing protein, translating into MIIRKRTYPIVLKKYEALLKRLPPTFHQISDVEAAYRKQLKGYHGELLVDRQTERLKDRNTILYNVQLQIEGKSFQMDTVIITTYAMYIIEIKNFDGTLTFDTFFNQLIRNNGSKEEGFRSPITQATTQADLLKQWLHRHHLIDIPICSFIAISRPSTVIKVEGDKYKLQDIVMHAELIPQKINKYEQSFKEKGCSPLAHVQIGKIIAEKSTTFNKDIVAIHNINRKSILTGVQCPGCHNLRLQRVHGGWHCEPCRKKWKNAHRQAINDYFLLIEPNITNGACRKFLHVSSRFTAKRILQSMRLIYDEKEQIWKMPN; encoded by the coding sequence TTGATCATAAGAAAACGCACTTACCCTATCGTTTTAAAAAAATACGAAGCTCTACTAAAGCGTCTACCTCCTACTTTTCATCAAATATCGGACGTTGAAGCGGCCTATAGAAAACAATTAAAAGGTTATCACGGTGAACTATTAGTAGATAGACAAACAGAACGGCTTAAAGATAGGAATACAATTCTTTATAATGTTCAGCTCCAAATAGAAGGCAAATCATTTCAGATGGATACAGTTATAATTACTACTTACGCAATGTACATTATAGAAATCAAGAATTTTGACGGTACACTAACATTTGACACATTTTTCAATCAGCTCATACGCAATAACGGTTCAAAAGAAGAAGGTTTTCGATCCCCCATCACACAAGCGACTACTCAGGCAGACCTACTCAAACAATGGCTTCATAGACACCATCTTATAGATATTCCTATTTGCTCTTTTATAGCTATTAGTCGTCCAAGCACAGTTATCAAAGTTGAAGGAGATAAGTATAAGCTTCAAGACATTGTCATGCATGCTGAGTTAATCCCACAGAAAATTAATAAATATGAACAAAGTTTTAAGGAGAAGGGCTGTAGTCCTCTTGCTCATGTACAAATTGGCAAGATAATTGCGGAAAAAAGTACGACGTTCAACAAAGATATTGTTGCAATACACAACATAAATAGAAAATCCATTTTAACCGGAGTTCAGTGCCCGGGTTGTCATAACTTAAGATTACAACGAGTACATGGGGGATGGCATTGTGAGCCTTGCCGTAAAAAATGGAAGAACGCTCATAGGCAAGCTATCAATGACTATTTTCTCCTTATCGAACCAAATATAACAAACGGAGCATGTAGGAAATTTTTACATGTTTCATCACGTTTTACCGCTAAAAGAATACTTCAATCTATGCGCCTCATTTACGATGAAAAAGAGCAAATATGGAAAATGCCTAATTAA